The DNA window atccGATTCTTGTTCAGGGATTAATTGCTTGAGGATCTTTAGATCCTGTGCAGTTAGTAGAGGACATGATTTATGCAAAGAGGGAATTTAATGCTATCGTGCCCCCgatattttttttgtgtttcttCCTTTAATTTTTGTCTTAATTTGTTCATATCGTGAGTTATTAATTATTGAATCGAAAAATACCATGCGTCAAATTTGGAGGGTTGGCGTCTTTATGATCTATTGATTATGTTTGAAGGGGTCACaaatttgttttctttcttCGTGCAAATTGTGACCACGAACATTGGTGTAATGTGCCATTTTTCTGTGtgaatttcaaaaaatttctcTGTTTTTTTTGAAGTCGTAAAGCATAGTAAATTATGTGATGAGCCTGTTGCAAGACTGTTTCTTGAAGTTCATTTACACTGTTGGCCTATGGTCCTGAAAATCTTTTGTCTGTAGGAAGCCAAGTTTTGAAGTTGTCCAAACATTTGGGGCTAATAAATAGTTCGTAAGAATGTTTGGCTTCAGAAAATCGCCGGCCAACAACAAACCCCCAACACAGACATCAGTAGATCCTACCAATCCTTTTGATTCAGATACCGAATCAGATAAAAAAAACACTATCACACCATCTAGAAGAACATCTTCCGAGCCCATACTTGCGACActggatgatgatgatgatttttTCGGGAGGCGGCCGCCTTCTGCAAGTAAGCAAAAGGACTTTGATAAAATGTCGGTTCAAGAATTGGAGGGTTACGCTGTGAACCAGGCTGAGGAGACCACAAACTCGGTGAACAATTGCTTAAAGATTGCAGAGGATATGAGACATGATGCTACTAGGACACTGGACATGCTGAACCAGCAGGGCGAGCAAATTCACAGGACACACATGATGGCTGCGGATATGGACCGAGATTTGAGCCGGGTATGGTAACTTTGATCTTATCGAATCTTTGTATTAAGGTTTTCTTAAGCATATGAAAAATGTGTTTGTCCAGGGAGAGAAATTGTTGAATAATCTTGGTGGCATGTTTTCGAAGCCATGGAAGCCAAAGAAGACAAGGGCGATCACTGGTCCTTTAACTTCAAAAGGTTTCTTCCATCTGCCTTAATTGTTATTCATAGATTCATTCATTAATCTGAACTCAAACGGTAGACTAGTTACAATCACTTCTTTAAAAAATGATGATGAGTTTGTGTTTTCGACAGATGATAATGATACAGGAAAAAGAAGTACCCCAGAGCAAAGAGAAAAGTTGGGCTTAGATCAGGCACCCAAAAAACGTGGCTCGCGTACACCTCCTCCGGAGCCAACTAATGCCCTGCAGAAAGTCGAGGTGCATTTTTGTTTCACGAATTATGCACACACATACATCATTGGCCGATGGGCAATTTCCAAGTTTCATGAATCCCGTTTTTAGCGACTTCCTTTTCGCCAAGTAAATAGTTTGTTGTATTGTCTTGTTTTCAGTTGGAGAAAGAAAAACAGGATGATGCACTTTCAGACCTTAGCAATATATTGGGTGAACTAAAAGGCATGGCCTGTCGACATGGGAACCGAACTGAACAGGCAAAACAAGGCTCTGGATCACCTTGGACAAGATGTTGATGAACTCAATTCTAGAGTGAAAGGTGCCAATCAACGCACACGACGTTTGATTGGCAAGTGTTGAAATAAACACAAACATACAACACTTGTTTTTTGGCTACCTGTttcctttttcttatttttgtgtttttgaaGGTATAGCTGAGGTACTACTGTCTGTTTCCCTTTAGATTTCGGTACTCAGTCAATTATCTCTCGATCGATATGCTTGATTCTTTTATTAATTGTAAAAATGTTTTTCTATGAGCTATGCTATACCATCAATAAATAATAGCTTTATTGAAGACAAAGTATGTCAAAATCTTGCAAACAGGCTAGTGTCTGCCCAAGTTTGTAATCCCATGCGTATAAAGCACTAATCTTGTGAAAATCGCATCTTGCTGGAAAGACTGTGACATtgagatttatttttattataaaatatctACCAAAAAGTCACTGtgattatttcatttcagtttcttatgttaaaaatattatattttaagcAAAAACtagtgtgagacggtctcacgagtcatattttgtgaaacgaatctcttatttgagtcattcatgaaaaattattactttttattgagAATATCAGtggggttgatccgtctcacaaataaagattcatgctcacaaaagatctactctatattttattataaatataaacagaatttttatttgagtttttcataatatatatatatatatatatatatgttattttttatataaaaatattatattttattattaatataaacaGAATTAACtcggtaaaaaaataaaaatcaactccCTTCCTCTCGTGTATTTCTTCTGCCTTCTCCTTTGCGTATGCCACGGTTTGGTTTCAATCTCCGTCAGTGATAAGACGTTATCCAAGTTTCGGTGACCAGATAATGATCCGTTGGTCCGGTATGGAATCGCCTTCCAAGCTTGATTGGCCCGGGATCTACTCCTCTTCCAGCTCCTCCCAAGGAAACTTCATTGGTTATGTATTTTTATCCACCTCCATGGGATGGGAATCCGGGTCGGGTTTGCTTGCCTTCCCCGTTGTCAACCTCCGATATAAGTACCAGTTCCGGATCCTCCACTGGACCGAGTCGGAAGTCGACCCCGCCCGATTGGACAACGATCACAACCCATTGCCAGGGACGAAGAAGCTGCAAGCAGTGTCCGAGGAGATCCAGTTCGAGCCGGGTAAGGGCCCTGAGCAGGTGCATTTGGCCTTGACGGGTAAGGATGGGGAAATGCGGGTGATGTTCGTGAGTCCGTGACCCATGATGGGGAAGAGAGTTTTGTGAGATGTGGGTTGACCCGGAGGGGATTGGGGTGGGTACACGGGTTTCGAGATATGAGAGGGAAGATATGCGTGATTCTCCGGCAAATGAAAATGTTGAATGGAGGGATCCTGGATTTATTCATGATGGTGTCATGATCAATTTGGAGATTGGGAAAAAATACTATTATCaggttaattattttattataatgtttGCCACATTTCTATGCTACCCGAAGTAATTGCTGATTCATTTAAAAAAAGATCATGATTCGTGAATGCAATGGGCATGTTTATTGTGTTCTAAAATACAGGTTGGAAGTGATCCTGGCGGATGGGGCGACATTTTCAGCTTCATTTCGCCAAATCTTGATCCGGATGTAACAGGAGCCTTCACGTTAGGTGATATGGGAACAGCGGCACCATAAAAACCTTTGATCGAACACAAGGAGAGAGCTTGTCCACAGTCAGATGGATAAAACGCGACATTGAATCCTTTGGTAATAAACCAATGGCGATCTCACAAATTGGAGATATCAGCTATGCCAGAGGCTATTCCTGGCTATGGGACACTTTCTTCACTCAAATAGAGCCCATTGACTCTAGAGTCCCATGCCACGTTTGCATTGACAATCACAAATAGAACTGGCATTTGCAGCCGTGGAAACCAGAATGGGCTCGTTTGGTATACAAGAAAGACTGTGGAGGGGAATGTGGAGTGCCTTATAGTCTTCGGTTTAACATGCCTGGAAATGGTTATGAACTAACGGGAACAAGGGCCCCAGATACCCGAAATCTGTATTATTCATTCGACATGGGAGTGGTTCATTTCGTGTGTCTATCTACTGAGACTTCTTACCAGGGAATAAGCAATATGAGTTCTTGAAACATGATTTGGAGACGACATATAGGAGAAAGACTCTTTTTGTGGTGGTACAAGGGCATAGGCCAATGTACACAACAGCTAATAACAACAGAGAAGAGGTTTGAGGGAGAGGATGATCGAACATCTGGAGCCACTTTTGGTGAAGAATAAGGTTAGTCTTGTGCCATGGGGGTCGTGTTCTCAGATATGAAAGGTTTTGTCCACTAAAAAATTTTTTCTTGTGGGGACTTGGACAAGAATAGGGACGATGAACAGGGTGCGTTTCCGGTGCATGTTGTGATTGGGATGGCAAGGCAGGATTCACAGCCATTGTGGGAAACAAGGGTTGTTCATCCTGCTGACCCTGTTTTTCCACAACCTATACAATCTATGTATCAAAGTGGTGAGTATGGGTACACTATGCTTGTGGTGACGAGGGAGAAACTTGTACTCTACTATGTGGGGAATCAACGATGGAAAGGTGCATGACGTGGTGGAGATAGCTGCACCACCAGCTGACGTGGATAAGATTGGTGGCACTGACGGTGATGGGAGTTCATCACATTCTCATGGCTTGCGGATTTAAGTTCGAGGATTCTATTTTTGGTACTAACTGGTTCTGTGATTGGGAAAATGTCATATGGTGGAAGACAAGGTTTTGTGGACAAAAATTTGAGTCCTTTGAAGAATGAGGAAGTATGAAAGAAAAgttttttgaaaaagaaaacaatagGGAATGGGATTGTTGATTACTTGATTTTGTTACATATGTAAACATGCATGTTTTGTCAatcaaaaattcaaaacaaGACTCTTGGAAAGCCATTTGGTgggattttataaatttttatctaTAAATTTAACGTATCTTGAGTTTCCTCTGTTGATTTTACTACACTTGAagcataataattttttttttcttttataaaaaacatttatctgcACAGAAAGCTTGAATGCTCTGCCctaaaaaatttcatataagAGAAAGGCAAGGGCCAACCAAAAATAGCTTCCAATAATTTGATTATAATTAAGTCATCTTGAAAGATAGGaaaaaagcaaaaacttgtgtcagacggtctcacgagtcgtatattgtaaatattggtaaggttgatccgtctcactgataaagattcgtgagacgtcgtatattgtaaatatcggtaaggttgatccgtctcactgataaagattcgtgagaccggctaacaagagacctactctagaaAAAATGAAGCAAATGCTAAGATCAAGATAAAGGATTTGGACGTATTgccttttttttgtttttggatCATTGTGATCTTACTTCTTGTTCCTTTGATCGtattctttaatttttaaatttagtcGTAAAAGACAATTAACTTCTCTACCatgtatataaaaaattttgttgttgaatattttttgtat is part of the Primulina tabacum isolate GXHZ01 chromosome 18, ASM2559414v2, whole genome shotgun sequence genome and encodes:
- the LOC142533960 gene encoding LOW QUALITY PROTEIN: putative SNAP25 homologous protein SNAP30 (The sequence of the model RefSeq protein was modified relative to this genomic sequence to represent the inferred CDS: deleted 1 base in 1 codon), with translation MFGFRKSPANNKPPTQTSVDPTNPFDSDTESDKKNTITPSRRTSSEPILATLDDDDDFFGRRPPSASKQKDFDKMSVQELEGYAVNQAEETTNSVNNCLKIAEDMRHDATRTLDMLNQQGEQIHRTHMMAADMDRDLSRGEKLLNNLGGMFSKPWKPKKTRAITGPLTSKDDNDTGKRSTPEQREKLGLDQAPKKRGSRTPPPEPTNALQKVELEKEKQDDALSDLSNILGELKGMAVDMGTELNRQNKALDHLGQDVDELNSRVKGANQRTRRLIGKC